The Sulfitobacter sp. DSM 110093 genome includes a window with the following:
- a CDS encoding pyridoxal-phosphate dependent enzyme — MSPVSELVAQSAARSCAVHRKIAGAIYRTPVIASRLPMEGDTRLFYKTENFQHTGSFKLRGANAKLTTVPLDRPVITASSGNHGIACSLAAQTTGHELIVVLPETVVAKKRRTIEGFGTKVVIHGADASLSELHAQQLAEAEGYTYISPYNDAEVIAGQGTAALELLDQIEGVDNVFISMGGGGLISGMGSVIKEFSPQTRVIGVSATHSCALAASIKAGKIVETEHLDTLADGVAGGVDADSLTLPMASEVIDEIVHCDEEQIAAALKLLAWEENMLVEGAAALALAAYSGDSQKYAGQTSVVLLCGGNYEVEQLRGII; from the coding sequence ATGTCCCCTGTCTCTGAACTCGTTGCTCAATCCGCCGCCCGGTCTTGCGCGGTTCACCGTAAGATCGCTGGCGCGATCTACCGCACGCCTGTGATTGCTTCGCGCCTGCCGATGGAAGGGGACACGCGGCTGTTCTACAAGACCGAGAATTTCCAGCACACCGGATCGTTCAAACTGCGCGGTGCCAATGCCAAGCTGACGACTGTGCCGCTTGACCGTCCGGTCATTACCGCATCCTCTGGCAACCACGGCATCGCCTGTTCGCTTGCCGCCCAGACCACGGGGCATGAGTTGATCGTCGTGCTGCCTGAAACCGTCGTCGCCAAGAAGCGCAGAACCATCGAAGGTTTCGGCACCAAGGTTGTGATCCATGGCGCCGATGCTTCGTTGTCGGAACTGCACGCACAGCAGTTGGCCGAGGCCGAGGGATATACCTATATCTCGCCCTATAACGACGCCGAGGTGATCGCAGGCCAAGGCACCGCCGCGCTGGAACTGCTCGATCAGATTGAAGGGGTAGACAACGTCTTCATTTCAATGGGCGGCGGTGGTCTGATCTCGGGCATGGGATCGGTGATCAAGGAATTCTCACCTCAGACCCGCGTCATCGGCGTCAGCGCCACACACAGTTGCGCCTTGGCCGCCTCGATCAAAGCGGGCAAGATTGTCGAGACCGAGCATCTTGATACGTTGGCTGACGGCGTGGCGGGCGGGGTCGACGCAGACTCGCTTACCCTGCCGATGGCCAGCGAGGTGATCGACGAGATCGTGCATTGCGACGAAGAGCAAATCGCCGCCGCGCTGAAGCTGTTGGCGTGGGAAGAAAATATGCTCGTTGAAGGTGCAGCAGCTTTGGCACTGGCGGCTTACTCGGGTGACTCGCAGAAATACGCGGGCCAAACCTCTGTCGTGCTGCTTTGCGGTGGTAACTATGAGGTCGAGCAATTGCGCGGGATAATCTAA
- a CDS encoding ornithine cyclodeaminase family protein (cyclodeaminase), which translates to MIDLNKSQIREHFDLSTAAQAIEAAYIASAEGRVQAPPVTYLGFDDANGDCHVKTGHVLGTGGFVIKVATGFYDNPSKGLPSSNGLNLMFSATTGAPLAILRDGGWLTDMRTGLGGALASRALGVDGFDRVLIVGTGLQCRFQARCLQALLPERKLTFAIWGRDADKVQTACDELQADGLIATAAADLEAAARAAQVIITTTPAKAPLIARNWIAPGTHITAVGADSPGKQELATDLVTAADLLVCDLAAQSLHHGEFATAETAGGISGDVVALGAVLAGAHPGRADEAQITIADLTGLAVQDAAISLAVLQSAHPDLT; encoded by the coding sequence GTGATCGACCTGAACAAAAGCCAAATTCGAGAACATTTTGATCTGTCCACGGCGGCGCAGGCGATAGAAGCGGCTTATATTGCCTCTGCTGAAGGCCGCGTTCAGGCCCCACCGGTGACCTATCTGGGCTTTGATGATGCCAATGGCGATTGCCATGTAAAAACGGGCCATGTGCTGGGCACCGGGGGCTTCGTCATCAAGGTCGCCACCGGATTTTATGACAATCCGTCAAAAGGACTGCCCAGTTCCAACGGGCTGAACCTGATGTTCTCGGCCACCACCGGTGCGCCGCTTGCGATATTGCGCGATGGAGGATGGCTGACCGATATGCGCACCGGGTTGGGTGGCGCGCTGGCCAGCCGTGCGCTTGGCGTAGACGGGTTTGACCGTGTGCTGATTGTCGGCACCGGGCTGCAATGTCGCTTTCAGGCGCGCTGTTTACAGGCGCTATTGCCAGAACGGAAATTGACCTTTGCCATCTGGGGCCGCGACGCGGACAAGGTGCAGACGGCCTGTGATGAACTTCAAGCCGACGGGCTAATCGCGACTGCTGCCGCCGATCTGGAAGCCGCAGCCCGCGCGGCGCAGGTCATTATCACCACCACACCAGCCAAAGCCCCGCTGATCGCGCGCAATTGGATCGCGCCGGGTACGCATATCACTGCTGTTGGGGCAGACAGCCCCGGCAAGCAGGAATTGGCGACTGATCTGGTGACGGCCGCTGATCTGCTGGTTTGTGATCTTGCCGCGCAGTCGCTGCATCACGGTGAATTCGCCACAGCCGAAACGGCGGGCGGAATTTCAGGCGATGTGGTGGCTCTTGGCGCTGTCCTTGCGGGCGCGCATCCCGGCAGGGCCGATGAGGCGCAGATCACCATTGCCGATCTTACCGGCCTCGCAGTTCAAGATGCTGCCATTTCGCTCGCGGTGCTTCAATCCGCACATCCTGACCTCACCTAA
- a CDS encoding PAS domain-containing protein: MPDPTFDNACATAEAIVFLFGIRVEVVVHDLTAERIAHIANPLSQRSIGDPSNMHEIELGEAPVIGPYEKVNWDGSTLRSISILQRRADGAAAYVICINHDQADLLALRRVAEALGPAPLENVEPQALLRNDWHDRLNSYASAWCRDRGLRIDALGRDDRRVLIGELSASGALAERHAAAYVARMVGVSRATIYNDLKARSEGEAE, translated from the coding sequence ATGCCTGACCCGACCTTTGACAATGCATGCGCCACCGCAGAGGCCATTGTCTTTCTTTTTGGCATACGCGTCGAAGTGGTGGTTCATGATCTGACTGCCGAGCGTATCGCCCATATTGCCAACCCCCTGTCACAGCGCAGCATTGGCGATCCGTCGAACATGCATGAGATCGAGCTTGGCGAAGCCCCGGTGATCGGCCCCTATGAAAAAGTAAATTGGGACGGCTCAACCCTCCGTTCGATCAGTATCCTGCAACGCCGCGCGGATGGCGCGGCGGCCTATGTGATTTGCATTAATCACGATCAGGCCGACCTGCTGGCACTGCGCCGAGTGGCAGAGGCGCTTGGCCCCGCACCTTTGGAGAACGTTGAGCCACAGGCGCTGCTGCGCAATGATTGGCACGACAGGCTCAACAGCTATGCCAGCGCTTGGTGCCGTGACCGAGGACTGAGGATTGATGCACTCGGGCGCGATGACCGCCGCGTGTTGATTGGTGAGCTGTCCGCCTCTGGTGCGTTGGCCGAACGCCATGCGGCCGCCTATGTAGCACGCATGGTCGGGGTCAGCCGCGCTACGATCTATAACGACCTAAAGGCCCGCAGTGAGGGGGAAGCAGAATGA
- the argE gene encoding acetylornithine deacetylase, which yields MSDISKALNLLEKLIAFPTASHRSNRALVAFISDYLTELGVEHHVFPDETGEKEGLIAHIGPQIEGAVILSGHTDVVPTDGQSWQHDPWTLTLEDGRYYGRGTCDMKGFLALVLAAVPQMLAQPLARPIQLAFSYDEEPGCLGTLPLIDALAQHYPRAESVIVGEPTQMKVVTGHKGGIGIKTTLRGLAAHSSNPGRGVSAIAHALPLIDWHERQMEQEAESAGPSGFDPSFTTLQVGTLHGGTALNTVPDACVFESDIRYVPLQTADDWIAAYRAEAAKVEAAMQARHPEASVTLSDIDIAPALAPEPGNAAEELARRLTGDNSDTLVAYQTEAGHFQGAGYATVVCGPGSITQAHQADEYITADELRRGADFLSKLIDSLR from the coding sequence ATGAGCGATATATCAAAGGCACTTAACCTGCTGGAAAAACTGATCGCCTTTCCCACTGCTTCGCATCGCTCTAACCGCGCGCTGGTTGCTTTCATCTCGGATTACCTGACTGAGCTGGGCGTCGAGCATCATGTATTTCCCGACGAGACGGGTGAGAAAGAAGGGTTGATCGCCCATATCGGGCCGCAGATCGAAGGCGCAGTCATTCTGTCAGGCCATACCGATGTTGTGCCGACCGACGGACAATCTTGGCAGCACGATCCTTGGACACTTACGCTGGAGGACGGGCGTTACTACGGGCGCGGCACCTGTGACATGAAAGGGTTCTTAGCGTTGGTTCTGGCTGCCGTGCCGCAAATGCTGGCGCAGCCGTTGGCCCGCCCCATCCAATTGGCGTTTTCCTATGATGAGGAACCCGGCTGCCTTGGCACCCTGCCCTTGATAGACGCGCTGGCACAGCATTACCCGCGCGCCGAAAGCGTGATCGTTGGCGAGCCGACGCAGATGAAAGTGGTGACCGGCCATAAGGGTGGGATCGGGATTAAGACCACCCTGCGCGGGCTGGCGGCGCATAGCTCGAACCCCGGGCGCGGGGTTTCGGCCATCGCTCATGCGCTGCCGCTGATCGACTGGCATGAGCGGCAAATGGAACAAGAGGCCGAAAGCGCGGGGCCGAGTGGTTTCGACCCCTCCTTTACAACGCTTCAGGTGGGCACTCTGCACGGCGGAACGGCATTGAATACCGTGCCCGACGCCTGCGTCTTTGAAAGCGACATCCGCTATGTGCCGCTCCAGACCGCCGACGATTGGATCGCTGCCTACCGGGCCGAGGCCGCCAAGGTCGAAGCCGCGATGCAGGCCCGCCACCCTGAGGCCAGCGTAACGCTGAGCGATATCGACATCGCCCCGGCACTGGCCCCCGAACCCGGCAATGCGGCCGAAGAATTGGCGCGGCGGCTGACCGGCGACAACTCCGACACCCTCGTCGCCTATCAGACCGAGGCCGGGCATTTTCAGGGCGCGGGCTATGCCACTGTGGTCTGCGGACCGGGCAGCATCACACAGGCCCATCAAGCGGATGAGTATATCACCGCCGATGAGTTGCGCCGCGGGGCCGATTTTCTGTCAAAGCTGATCGACAGTCTCCGCTGA